One segment of Tamlana crocina DNA contains the following:
- a CDS encoding DUF4301 family protein: MFSDKDIQQIQSKGITVDGVNAQVNRIKNGMSYSNLLSAATIGKGIESYGDSDVDGFVKAFEEKKNDLHLLKFVPASGAATRMFKFLFQFLKKFNPKTDTLKTYAEKQNDSLILTFFSNLESFPFYNEVISKLKETNPQYDSLSDSEKHYEFVKIMLDEEGLNYSFLPKGLLPFHKYGDDVVTAFQEHLFESTLYASSNGNANLHFTVSEKHHEYFSKEFNSIKKNLEEQTNTVFNVSFSYQKEATETIALTTKDEVYRKEDGSILFRPAGHGALLENLNDLKSDLVFIKNIDNIVVANRNVEVSKYKKLLAGVLLEAQETVFSYLHKLDEGQLEETDLKIMLLFLRYRLNISIPAEIENSSKEEKIAFLRGKLNRPIRVCGMVKNEGEPGGGPFWVKGKNGDISLQIVEFAQINFSKTRQQELVYKATHFNPTDLVCGIKNYKGEKFNLTDFVDPEAAFITMKTQNGTDIQALELPGLWNGSMAHWNSIFVEVPIETFNPVKTVNDLLKPAHQA, encoded by the coding sequence ATGTTTTCAGATAAAGATATCCAACAAATTCAGTCTAAGGGAATAACGGTAGATGGCGTTAATGCACAGGTAAATCGTATTAAAAATGGTATGTCGTATTCCAATTTGTTGTCGGCAGCCACTATTGGCAAAGGCATTGAAAGTTATGGCGATTCTGATGTTGATGGATTTGTTAAGGCTTTTGAAGAAAAAAAGAACGATTTACATTTGTTGAAATTCGTCCCAGCTTCTGGAGCGGCGACTCGTATGTTCAAGTTTTTGTTTCAGTTTTTGAAAAAATTCAATCCGAAGACAGACACGCTGAAAACCTATGCCGAAAAACAAAACGATAGCTTAATTTTAACATTCTTTTCCAATCTGGAAAGTTTTCCGTTTTATAATGAGGTCATTTCAAAATTGAAAGAAACCAACCCTCAGTACGATAGTTTAAGCGATTCCGAAAAGCACTATGAATTTGTAAAAATCATGCTCGACGAAGAGGGGTTGAATTACAGTTTTTTGCCAAAAGGATTGTTGCCTTTTCATAAATATGGCGATGATGTGGTAACGGCTTTTCAGGAGCATTTGTTCGAATCAACGTTATATGCTTCCTCAAATGGTAATGCCAATCTGCATTTTACCGTATCTGAAAAACATCACGAGTACTTTTCGAAAGAATTCAACAGCATTAAGAAAAACTTAGAGGAGCAAACCAATACCGTTTTCAACGTATCGTTTTCCTATCAAAAGGAAGCTACCGAAACCATTGCCTTAACTACAAAAGACGAGGTTTATAGAAAAGAAGATGGCTCTATTTTATTCCGTCCGGCTGGGCATGGTGCGCTTTTGGAAAATTTGAACGATTTAAAAAGCGACCTCGTTTTTATAAAAAACATCGACAATATTGTGGTAGCCAATAGAAATGTTGAGGTTTCAAAATATAAAAAGCTACTTGCGGGAGTGCTATTAGAAGCACAAGAAACCGTGTTTTCGTATTTGCATAAGTTAGATGAAGGTCAGTTGGAAGAAACCGACCTCAAAATCATGTTGCTGTTTTTGCGTTACCGATTAAATATTTCAATTCCTGCAGAAATAGAAAACAGCTCAAAAGAAGAAAAAATTGCCTTTTTAAGGGGGAAACTTAACCGCCCCATCCGTGTTTGTGGGATGGTAAAAAATGAAGGAGAGCCCGGAGGCGGACCGTTTTGGGTAAAGGGCAAAAACGGAGATATTTCGTTGCAAATTGTTGAGTTTGCCCAAATCAATTTTAGTAAAACCCGCCAACAGGAATTGGTGTACAAGGCGACCCATTTTAACCCCACCGATTTGGTTTGTGGCATTAAAAACTACAAAGGAGAAAAATTCAACCTCACCGATTTTGTAGATCCCGAAGCGGCATTCATCACCATGAAAACCCAAAATGGCACCGACATACAAGCGTTGGAATTGCCAGGACTTTGGAATGGCAGCATGGCGCATTGGAACTCCATTTTTGTGGAAGTGCCCATTGAAACTTTCAATCCGGTAAAAACGGTAAACGACTTGTTGAAGCCGGCGCACCAAGCTTAA
- the arfB gene encoding alternative ribosome rescue aminoacyl-tRNA hydrolase ArfB, whose translation MIDSEALINELTFKAVRSSGSGGQHVNKTSTKVELTFSIKDSLVLKDAQKERLLSKLGHRLTKEGVLILQCGESRSQHQNKNLVIARFLSLIKSNLVKPKPRKPTKIPKSAIRKRLKSKRTQSEKKANRKKPDID comes from the coding sequence ATGATTGATTCGGAAGCATTAATAAATGAATTGACTTTTAAAGCTGTTAGAAGTTCGGGCAGTGGAGGGCAACACGTAAATAAAACGTCCACGAAGGTAGAATTGACTTTCAGTATAAAAGATTCGTTAGTGCTTAAAGATGCTCAAAAAGAACGACTTTTGAGCAAGTTGGGACATAGACTGACCAAAGAAGGTGTTTTGATTTTACAATGCGGTGAAAGCCGAAGTCAGCACCAAAATAAAAACTTGGTGATTGCCCGATTTTTAAGTTTGATAAAGTCGAATTTGGTTAAACCCAAACCAAGAAAACCAACAAAAATTCCGAAATCGGCCATCCGTAAGCGTTTAAAAAGCAAACGCACCCAATCTGAAAAAAAAGCCAACCGAAAGAAGCCTGATATCGATTAA
- a CDS encoding TonB-dependent receptor, with protein sequence MKNSFLFLTLFVLSVNAAAQQNQTTQDSTKTENLDEVLLSATRAKDKTPVAFTNITKDELESTNLGQDLPILLDQLPSVVTTSDAGAGVGYTGIRVRGTDATRVNVTINGIPYNDAESQGTFWVNMPDFVSSVEDIQLQRGVGTSTNGSAAFGASLNLKTLNPSTEGYATTTHTVGSFGTRKHNISIGSGIKNNFYAEGRLSNIQSDGYIDRARADLSSYYVETGFLNGKTSVKAIVFGGKEETYQSWYGTPEAVVNNDRAGIQAFIDRNFPSESEAENLLNSGRTYNYYTYENEVDDYEQTHYQLHASHQFNTNFSANISGNYTRGKGYFEQYKEGEELGGYFPNSPNAADEGDVIRRRWLDNDFIAIVYSLNYKKNDLSLYLGGGYNTYKGDHFGEIIWDSFSSEIPINSNYYFSYGDKKDYNTYVKAEYNISSNLFALLDLQFRKVDYESVGTSSDLIDIDVAESYSFFNPKFGLTYKFDNYNTVYGSFAVANREPNRDDLTKNPLEPKPERLYDFEFGYKLRTPNFYTIANLYYMNYEDQLVLTGDLDDVGDPIRQNVDKSFRTGIELQIGYKVSEWLRTDANATFSQNKIKAFDYVVYDTQYDPNSFDTVSYEPIVTEYEDTDISFSPNVIFGNNLTFTPIKNGNIALLSKYVGKQYLDNTSSNSKSIDAYFVNNLNLSYKFQPTWIKEIALNLLVNNLFDSEYVSNGYTYSYYYRPEGSSDAPITENFYYPQATINFLLGATLKF encoded by the coding sequence ATGAAAAATAGTTTTCTTTTTTTAACGCTTTTCGTGTTATCAGTCAACGCTGCGGCACAACAAAACCAAACCACGCAAGATTCAACAAAAACAGAAAATTTGGATGAAGTATTGCTCTCAGCAACAAGGGCTAAGGATAAAACGCCAGTTGCTTTTACAAACATTACTAAGGATGAGTTGGAGTCTACAAATTTAGGCCAAGACTTACCAATTTTATTGGACCAGCTACCATCGGTAGTTACCACAAGTGATGCAGGCGCAGGAGTAGGTTATACGGGGATTCGGGTGCGTGGTACGGATGCAACACGTGTGAATGTGACCATTAATGGAATTCCGTATAATGACGCCGAAAGTCAAGGAACATTTTGGGTTAACATGCCCGATTTTGTGTCATCGGTCGAAGATATTCAGCTTCAACGGGGAGTAGGAACTTCAACTAATGGCTCTGCCGCTTTTGGTGCAAGCTTAAATTTGAAAACATTAAACCCATCAACCGAAGGTTACGCAACTACAACCCATACGGTTGGAAGTTTTGGGACTAGAAAACACAATATTAGCATTGGTTCTGGAATTAAAAATAACTTTTATGCTGAAGGACGATTGTCAAACATTCAAAGTGATGGATATATTGATAGAGCAAGAGCAGATCTAAGTTCGTATTATGTAGAAACAGGATTTTTAAATGGAAAAACATCAGTTAAAGCCATTGTTTTTGGAGGTAAAGAAGAAACATACCAATCTTGGTATGGCACACCTGAAGCTGTTGTAAATAATGATAGAGCGGGTATTCAGGCATTTATTGACAGAAATTTCCCTTCGGAATCTGAAGCTGAAAATCTTTTAAATTCTGGACGAACCTATAATTATTACACTTATGAAAATGAAGTAGATGATTACGAGCAAACACATTATCAATTACATGCTTCGCATCAATTTAACACTAATTTTTCAGCTAATATTTCAGGAAACTATACTAGGGGTAAAGGCTATTTTGAGCAGTATAAAGAAGGTGAAGAGCTAGGCGGTTATTTTCCAAATAGCCCCAATGCTGCAGACGAAGGAGATGTTATTAGAAGACGCTGGTTGGATAATGATTTTATAGCAATAGTATATTCGCTTAATTACAAAAAGAACGATTTAAGCTTATACCTTGGAGGAGGTTATAACACCTATAAGGGCGATCATTTTGGTGAAATAATTTGGGATTCATTTTCTTCTGAAATTCCAATAAATAGCAACTATTATTTTAGTTATGGAGATAAAAAAGATTACAATACATATGTGAAAGCGGAATATAATATCAGTTCTAATCTCTTTGCATTATTAGATTTACAATTTAGAAAAGTAGATTATGAATCGGTAGGAACTAGCTCAGATTTAATAGATATTGATGTAGCAGAATCCTATAGTTTTTTCAATCCTAAATTTGGGTTAACGTATAAATTCGATAATTACAATACTGTGTACGGTTCTTTTGCAGTTGCTAACAGAGAGCCTAATAGAGATGATTTAACTAAAAACCCACTTGAACCAAAGCCTGAAAGGTTATACGATTTTGAATTTGGATATAAGTTAAGAACTCCTAATTTCTATACCATTGCCAATTTGTATTACATGAATTATGAGGACCAATTGGTTTTGACAGGTGATTTAGATGATGTTGGCGACCCTATTAGACAAAATGTAGATAAAAGTTTTAGGACTGGTATTGAATTACAGATAGGATATAAAGTGTCAGAATGGTTAAGAACTGATGCTAATGCAACTTTTAGCCAGAATAAGATTAAGGCTTTTGATTATGTGGTTTACGATACGCAATACGACCCTAACTCATTTGATACCGTATCTTACGAGCCTATTGTTACAGAGTATGAGGATACAGATATTTCTTTTTCACCAAATGTTATTTTTGGAAACAACTTAACTTTTACTCCTATTAAAAACGGAAATATTGCTTTATTGTCTAAATACGTTGGAAAACAATATTTAGATAATACATCGAGTAACAGTAAAAGTATTGATGCCTATTTTGTAAATAACTTAAACCTGTCATACAAATTTCAACCAACATGGATTAAAGAAATAGCTCTAAACTTATTAGTTAATAATTTGTTTGATTCTGAATATGTATCTAATGGGTATACATATAGCTATTACTACAGACCTGAAGGATCATCTGATGCACCAATAACCGAAAATTTTTACTACCCACAGGCAACTATAAACTTTTTATTGGGAGCTACTTTAAAATTCTAA
- the greA gene encoding transcription elongation factor GreA, translating to MSKVSYYTAEGLKKLRAELNQLKDVERPKASQAIAEARDKGDLSENAEYDAAKEAQGLLEMKISKLEATLANARLIDESQLDTSKALVLSTVKIKNQTNGMEMSYTLVAESEADLKSGKISVNSPIGKGLLGKSVGDVAEIQVPNGVMKFDIVEITR from the coding sequence ATGAGTAAAGTATCTTACTACACAGCAGAGGGGTTAAAAAAATTAAGAGCCGAATTAAATCAATTAAAAGATGTGGAGCGGCCAAAGGCGTCGCAGGCTATTGCAGAGGCAAGAGACAAAGGCGATTTGAGTGAAAATGCAGAATACGATGCGGCCAAAGAAGCACAGGGGCTTTTGGAAATGAAAATTTCTAAATTAGAAGCCACCCTTGCCAATGCCAGATTGATTGACGAGTCGCAGTTGGACACCTCGAAAGCGTTGGTGCTTTCCACCGTAAAAATAAAGAACCAAACCAATGGTATGGAAATGAGCTATACGTTGGTGGCCGAGAGTGAAGCCGATTTAAAATCGGGAAAAATTTCGGTGAACTCACCTATTGGAAAAGGATTGCTGGGTAAATCGGTTGGCGATGTAGCCGAAATACAAGTGCCCAATGGTGTAATGAAATTCGATATTGTAGAAATTACCAGATAA
- a CDS encoding HIT family protein, producing MASLFTKIINGEIPCYKIAETDEFFAFLDINPNAKGHTLCIPKKEVDKIFDLDEATYMGLMAFSRKVALAIEKAVPCKRVGVSVIGLEVPHVHVHLIPLHNMDDARFIKKEKLTPEDFEVVAEEIRAHL from the coding sequence ATGGCATCCCTATTCACAAAAATAATCAATGGTGAAATTCCGTGTTACAAAATAGCTGAAACCGACGAGTTTTTTGCGTTTTTAGACATCAACCCCAATGCAAAAGGGCATACCTTGTGCATTCCGAAGAAAGAAGTCGATAAAATTTTCGATTTAGATGAGGCTACCTATATGGGGCTTATGGCTTTTTCCCGAAAAGTAGCCTTGGCCATTGAAAAAGCTGTGCCGTGCAAGCGTGTGGGCGTGTCGGTAATTGGTTTGGAAGTGCCGCATGTGCATGTGCATTTAATTCCGTTGCACAACATGGACGATGCCCGATTCATTAAAAAGGAAAAACTGACTCCCGAAGATTTTGAGGTCGTGGCCGAAGAGATTAGGGCGCATTTATAA